The genomic stretch GAGGAGAGCTTCTTTCAGGCTGTACAGTGGCTTGACATATAAGGCCGTAACGGGATAACCCTCAATCCTGAGAAGTTCCTATTCGCAGAAGACATTGTAGAATTCGCGGGATTTGAAATCACCAGCGATAGTGTTCGACCATCACAGAAATATTTACGTGCTATCTTGGACTTCCCTACGCCGAAGAATATCACAGGTATGCGATCATGGTTCGCACAAGTCAATCAGGTATCATACGCCTTCAGCATGGCCGAGAACATGCATCCATTTCGTGAATTACTCAAGCCTGATCAACCATTTAAGTGGACTGAAGATCTTCAACGAATATTCGATGAATCTAAAATCGTCATCGCAAACGAAATTAAAATGGGTGTTCTAATTTTCGATCCAAGTAAACCAACGTCCCTCGCGACGAATTATTCGAAGTCTGGAATAGGATTTTGGTTGCTACAAAAACACTGTACGTGTACCAATGATAGTTCCCTGTGCTGTCGCGATGGATGGAAAGTAACACTTGTCGGAAGTCGGTTCACGCACGCCGCGGAAATGCGCTACACTCCAGTTGAGGGAGAAGCTTTAGCCGTAGCGGATGCTCTAGATAAGGTTCGACACTTCGTTCTCGGGTGCGACAACTTGATCATAGCTATATGGAGATAGATCTTTGGAAAATGTTCCGAACAATAGACTTCGCAACCTCAGGAAAAGACACAACGTTATCGGTTTAGAATGCAACACGTATCTGGCATACGACATCGCGCTGCTGATTGAATCTCCAGACATCCTATTGGCGATACAGATAAACTCGTTCTCGAAGATGACGTTGCAACTATGTTCTCATCAACCACTGACTTCGGTGTACTACATGGTTTACGCACACCGTCCTCCGGATTAGCTTTTGTCGGGGAACATGTCATAGCGGCAGCTTTTACAACACTGAATGCCATCGATTTACGTTCCGTAACATGGGATCGTGTCAAAACAGCCACCACAAGCGATGACAACATGCAGGCGTTACACGCGTTGATAGAATCCGGTATGCCGAACGATCGGCATGAACTTCCGAAGTCACTACAGGAATATTTCACACTCCGTGATGACCTTCATACAGTAGATGGTGTGGTTCTTTACAAGGAGTGAATAGTCATTCCACCATCACTTCGACAGGAAATATTGGCCTCTCTACATTCAGCACATCAGGGGGTTACATCTATGACTTCAAGAGCTGAGACTTCAATATTCTGGCCTGGGATCACACCTGCTATCGCGTCGGTTCGGGCATCATGTAATCACTGCAATCGTATCGCCCCGTCGAACCCGAGTGCACCACGCCTGACTATCCGTTCCAATGTGTATGCGCCGGCTACTTTCATTACATGGGATGCAACTATCTCGTTATAGTCGTTCGTTATTCTAACTGGCCAATAGTGGAGAAAGCGTCCGATGGTTCTAGCGGCTTGATAGAAAGCCTCCGAAGGACATTTGTTACTTTTGGCATTCCAGATCAACTAGCCTCAGatcacagggcctcgttactaatgatgatatatataagataggtcatgtctatttacatacattacacaagGGAAGAAGCTCCGCCATTTGGCTGGCTAGGGGCGCCAATTTTCAAACGAATATTAACAACACTTACTTTTGTTATATCTTCGTCGAAACTGTTGCTATCGTTTCATTATATGTTCTAGTTTTTGTATCCACAGTAGTTTCGTGTTCGTTCTACGATCTTAACCGCATTTTAAGCAATTTTGACGAGAGGTTACAAATATCCCGCCCTGTCCAGCTTCCATTAGACCGGAAGTTGCGCAATATCATTGGTACTAAACGTACACGAGACTATAAGGTCCCTTTCATGTCATAAAGAATTCTGACAATTTGTATCAATTAATTCAACGCTTAAAACATCGAAAACTTACCAagatacaatatcatacattgcttttcAAGATATTGCGCCAAATATATATTCGCTGCGGAACTAGTCTTTCCATGTGCATCGGCATTCATATTACTTCAGAATGGTACAGTCTAGAAACGTCCGAACGATATTGCGCAACTTCCGGTCCAATGGAAGCTGGACAGGGCGGGATATTTGTAACCTCTCGTCAAAATTGCTTTAAAATGCGGTTAAGATCTTAGAACGAACACGAAACTACTGTGGATACAAAAACTAGAACATATAATGAAACGATAGCAACAGTTTCGACGAAGATATAACAAAAGTAAGTGTTGTTAATATTCGTTTGAAATTGGCGCCCCTAGCCAGCCCAATGGCGGAGCTTCTTCCcttgtgtaatgtatgtaaacagacgtgacctatcttatatatatcatcattagtaacgaggccctgtgctCAGATGGAGGTCCCGAGTTCACTGCCATGAGTGAGCACACGACGATTCCTCGAAAACTGGGGCGTTCACCGATCGCCTATCATCTGTCGCCTTTCCCATAGTAACTGTTACGCTGAAGTGGGAGAGTCAAAACAGTGAAGGCGATGATCATCGGCAATACAAGCACCAGTGGGAGGATCTTGACACTGATGCGTTTACATTCCACAATGGGAACACATGGATGGAAACCCTTAGCAGCCCGCGAAGAAGCGTTACGACAACCGACACTATGCGTGATAGCGAATCGTTGGTCCGACACCCTAAACCGTCTTTCGCCACTGGTAGTTGGAGGATCATGTGCGTATCCAAAACCAAGTTCGGACCCCATTAGCTATCCCCTCAAATGGAAAAAGACCGGTGTTATCATCGTGGTTCGTCCAATTTCGaccaatatgtacatgtagttcgGGTTGATGGGTCTGGACGTCCTGCGCACATGGAAATTCATCCGAAAATACATCCCTGTTATTTACCCCTCCAGCGCGTCTGACGATCGATATAAGACATTTGTACATTGGCCTTCCTCACTTACGTGTAATCGCTAACTTACCTCAAATTATTCCAGAAATCTACAATTGCTAGAGAAAGGGTAAGCTGTTCATAGTTAAAAACACAATCGGCTGAGTCCCTACTCCTTTCACACCGTCGGTCACATAGAAATGAGGAACATTTATTTCGCTCAACACCTGATGTAAATCACGATACTCCGCGATACTTGTTCATGTATGTGTCAGTATGTCACCTATATAATCATTGTCTAGATCTAAATTTACTTTGTGTGTCTTTTCTGACCGTGTTTCATTGCTGAATAAACACCTTATGACGTAAACGGACTTGAGTCCCATTTTATTAATCGTATTTTGAAGTTGCTGGTTGATCAGTTATAACTTTTGTATAGGTCTCTTGCATGGGTTTGATAACTGGCTCACGATGTATAGATTTTGCTGGCGGATGTACATCTTTGGTTTTGTCGCCgtgttatatatgtatgcaaTTTTACTCAGGTTTATAAAAAAGTGCTCCTGATAGCTATCTCACTAGAATTCACAAAATCAACTTAACTGTGTTATCTCAATTGTATACACTAGCTAGGGTACAGGGGTAGTCATCTTTATTGCACAGATCCTATATAGTCACAACAAAAATGCCAAACGAATGCATCCACGTTTGATAACTTAAGGTATACCTTTGATATCCATTGAACTAGTCATTACTTTAAATTATAAATGTCAGAATTTCTGACAGAAATACAATACTTCTAGAaatcataaaaagaaaaatacctTTACGGTTTATATCCTTATTTCTCTTACGCTGGAAATGGCTGTTCacttacaaaattattttcatgtctAACGTTATTCCACGGGGATTCGATTTCGCGATTTAAACTTTTTTACTGTAATGCCATTGTTGCGGCGATTGATTTTCACAATTTCCAATCACCAGCGAAGTAATTAAATTCTAATCGCACGCGTAAATATATGTTGGGTGCAAATATACCTTACAGGGAAAAGAATAATACCATTAGTATGGACATTTTCGAGGCGATTCCGTCCCAttatcaagacacaaaaagaacaatCAAAATTTCCTGATAATGACGTTCGTGGTCAAATTGCACACATGCTCAcatatttgaataataaatataaaaaacacaTATAGGCTGATTAATAATGGTGATGATCATCCAATCTACctttgtaaaattaatatatatgtgcGTCTGTAtcgatcatcctcgatactccaggggttccgatcatttacgatctctacacccctggaccatACAAAAAACAACTaatactatacacttccgttcatacactgtgtAATTACTGGACGAGGATCCTTATTTAATTAGCCACTATTCCACACAAATCAGTGCATttaaaggcctactaccttttcgaaacggcttttgatttttaaaatgggatcgttgattttgtagagtcgcaaaagttattaacttaccgttaatactatacGTATTAATCGCCACTtctgaataattttattaaaataaataagattttaattttcataacgcgggtcgttttatgtttcccgccttcgtcctaaataccgcgcggtagttggcTATCACCGCACAGCGACAGGACTCTTCAATGTTtgtcatatattacgcaggaaatcttgcatttgtttggtattgtaacctcatcttaggccatcggtatatattttctgacgttatcaatgttattaaaggcccactacctttccgaagcaaaatttaaaggtttcttaaaaacactAATAACAAACGAAAATGCCTATccatggcctaagatgaggtaacaacatcaaacatatgcaagatttcctgcgtaataatgataactgtggagattcatttcgctgttttgccgtctgacgcagtAATATTCAACTACtgtgcggtatttaggacgacggcgggaaacataagacgacccgcgttatgaaaattaacattttatttatttaaattaaaattttctgaAGATGAGGATGAGTgtagttaataacttttgcgactctacaaaataatcgatctcgttttacattcccattttaaaaattaaaagccgttttggaaaggtaatgggcctttaagaaaTGTTTATGCTttctccggaaaggtagtggacctttaaggCCCActctacctttccgaaacaaaatttaaaagcaAATTGATCCGTAATCTATGTAAAGAGTGAAGTTTTGCTGCGTGTCACAGTGATAGTCAGCgttataacatttaatttattttaatcaaattgttcagaatgcgatgtacatgtagtaacttgtacgtacaagatacttaattgtacgtacaagatactaaattgtacgtacaagatataaCTTGttcgtacaagataataacttgtgcGTACAAGATAATTAAAATTatgtagtggccctaatacgtcGCCGTAGCGATGATTATAACGGtaagttaaaaataatatttgcgaatctacaaaattatcaatctcgttttacatacatttttaaaacttttctgaaaggtagtgggcctttaagtcaccatattatctttttttaaatatcaatatttgcacagaaattttgttttaaaacacaAGCATATACATGTGGCAATTCTGCTGACGAAACAGCCTGCAGAAGAAATCAATGGGCTGCCATATGCAATTCAAGAACACTTCATAAGTTGGGGATTCCGAAGAAGGTGAAAATCTGAAAGATCTTAATTCCATACATGACCATTTAGATTTATGGGTCTCGCAATTCCTATTGTgtgttaatttgtttaattcGAAAATGGGACCCAACAGCTACCTTCTTGAAAACGCATTTTGAACTTAATCTCAGGTTTAATcagcaatttagctgaaacatCACTGATGTTCTGTTCTGCCACAAGGATAACACAGAAAAGTCCACAGAACGTGTCACCCATCTTTATTCAGTATCTGGTACAGATATCCAAAAAAAGTTCCATTCAGTATCTGGTACAGATATCCAATGGTTCCATAGTTTGGTTGTAACTTATGTAATGTAATGGCATGGAATGGAAAGTTACTGTAAAGGTGAAACCTACAATAAACAATAACACCGAATAAGCCTAAAAACCaatttattacataatattgACTAGATAACCTACAGACACAACCTATGTCCTGTAAATGACTAGTTAGTGCATGTGTAGTCACACACATGCTTGTATACATGgccaaatatttcaattatcttatccaaatacaaaaatttacatgtacatgcatattaGAGCAAATTAAAATCTAAACAAACTAACAGTACATATCCATTGAACCGACAAGATGTAAACATTACCACTTGAGTATACAGTGTAACACACATAGCTACAATGTAGCTATATGTGCGCAGCTATTTATAGAgctaacaaatgtaaacaaacttatatGACTATAGCATAGCCAGCCTACAGCTATTTATAGAGccaaaatatgtaaacaaaccTGACAGCAATACTTCAGTGTAACACATGAAATATTCTAGAACTATCGGGTGTTCTTACAACAACCTAAATTATATTTGTCAATcgacatacaaatacatataagtgGAATAAAACCTAACATGGTGTACGGCAAAGCAAGAGCTAGCCGATACGCACTTACACTCAACTTTTAAATTGACAGGTAACGCTAGACCTACACTGTACAGAATATCTATCTTAACCGAAAGCATAATAATTATGTGTCGCCATATGGGCTCATTGACACCATTTACAATTAAAGATAACTAATTAAGCAAAAACTTACAGAGTGTGACATCTCCTAATTCCTTAAATGTTACAGATATGAGGAGCCAAACAAGCGTGTTCCTCCATTTTCTTCAATGGAATTTTCCTATTTGACAAAACCACGAGGAGCCCAAAGTTGTCGATAAATTCAACCCAGGCCAAACTATCGATAACTAGATATGGCCAGAACACTCCCCGTCTGATGTCACATGTGACATCACTCTTACTAACAAAAATACATCACAACATACCTACTGCAATAACAAGCATATAGAAAAATAACTAGACTACTTGCCTACATTGGCCCAATGCACCAAAATGaaacagatatataaatatcctGAATCAATTATAAATGTTCAAATTAATGTCATTCAATAAATCATACATTGACAGGACTGCTAAAAAGGCAGTACAAACCAGCAAGTCTGTCACAAATCGAAGAATGTTCAGGCGTCATTCTCCGAGAATAACATCACAAAGTCTGCGATCGGTCGCGTATACGAAGAGCTTTCACCCTTTGAATTCACAACGCGAACTTCACATTTCCTAACTTTCTTGTCCTTGCTCGGAAAAAGTTTCGTGATGACACCAACTGGCCAATTGCCTCGTGCAACGTTCGCGTCCTTTATCAGAACTAAGTCGTTGATTTGCGGATCAGGTTGTTCAGTTTTCCACTTCCTTCTGGGCTGTAACGTGTCTAGATAACGTGATCTCCACTGCTTCCAAAATATGTCAGAAAGAATTTGTACCTGTTTCCATTGTGAAGTGTACATCTCCTTAAGACTCAGGTTTGATGTGTGTTCAAGAGGTTCACCTTGTTTCTGAGTCAGTAATATACTAGGCGAAAGCACAAGCGGATCTTGCGCATCACTTTCCACTGCAACCAATGGTCTGGAGTTCATCACTGCAGCCACCTCATACATAAACGTGCACAGTACCTCGTGCGTTAGTTGTTTGAATGTTCGATTCGTCAACATGCTCTCCAATATTCTCCTCGCTATCCCAATAGGCCTTTCCCATATCCCACCCATATGGGAGGAATGAGGAGAGTTGAAACGCCATACAATACCCTGGCGTACTAGATGTTCCTTGAATAATGGATCCTCAACATGAATCACGTTCGCTTTCAATAGCGATGCAGCACCAATGAAATTGGTCCCTCTGTCCGACCACAATATCTTCACAGGTCCTCGAATAGCGATTAAGCGAGTAAGTGCATTTATGAAACATGATGCACTCATATCCTCAATGACCTCAATGTGCGTTGCGCGTGTTGTCATGCATGTAAACATAACTGCCCATCTCTTGTTGTTGGCTGCCCCACCTCGCGTTTTCCTAGTTACAATTTCCCATGGGCCGAACACATCAACTCCAACGTTAGTGAACGGAGGTCCTGGAGTTAGCCTTTCTTCAGGTAAGTCCGCCATACGCTGGTTCATGAAAGGACCTCTGAGTTTCCTACAAGGTACACATTTGCCTATCACAGATGCAACAAGCCTTTTTGCTCCGACAACCCAAAAACCATTAGAGCGTAATGAGCCTTCCGTGAAGTGTCGTCCTTGATGAAAGGTTTGCTCATGATAGTGTTGAACAAGTAGTTTTGCGACGTGACACTTAGTGGGTATGATGAGTGGATTGACGGACTCTAATCCAACTTTGTCTCTTAAGTGGCGCATACGTCCTCCAAGCCGAAGAAGTCCTTTATCATCCAAATATGGAGAGAGGGTGAGTATGTGACTGTCTCTTGGTATGCGTTTTCCTTCCTTTAGTGCTCTAATTTCCTTTGAATAGACTTTTTCCTGTACTTTTGCGATCAAAAGGTCCTTTGCTGCCTTTAGTGTCTCAGGTGAGGTACTCTCCTTGCAGACATGCCATGTTGTATAACCACATTTGGTTTCTTTCCTAAAGGTTCTGACAATATGAATGAGGATGGCGTATGAGGTTACTAATCTCTTCCAAGACGAGTATGTTTCAAATACCTCAGAATCTGATCTGCCAGGTATGGATGATTCCAAATTCACTGATGTTGATTTCACTACAACTTCAGGTCTCACTTCCTCATCCTTGTCTGGGTCCTGTAAGTCAAAGTCACAATCCTCCTTGTCATTGGTATCATGTAAACTGTAGCTCGGTCCGAGTGAGTGCCATTTTTCTAATGCTGAGCCCACATCCTGTAAGGCCGGTCGAGTGGCCGCGTCAGCAGGGTTCATATCCGTTTGGATGTAGTTCCACTGATCTGGTTCAGAAAAGTCATGAATACGTGCCACTCTGTTGCTAACATAGGTGTAGAATCTCCGTGACCTATTGTATATGTAGCCTAACACTACTTTGCTGTCTGTAAAATATTGTATCATGGATGATGGTATGTCCAAATGTTCCGAAACACATTGACCTAGCTCCACGCCAAGTACTGCTCCACAAAGTTCAAGCCTAGGGATGCTATGTCCACTCTTTGGGGCTACTTTAGCTTTACCCATGATGAATCCCATATCTTTCCTGCTCTCCAAATCAGCTACCAAATAAGCCACGGCGGCTATGCCCTTTTCTGAGGCATCCGTGTAGACGTACACCATAGGGTTCTCCAACTTACTGAATGATGACttaacaaacatccttgggaccCGATATCCGTGCAACTGTCTGAGAGCTTTATTCCATGCATTCCATGGTTCTAAAAAATGTGAAGGCAGTTCATCATCCCAGTTAGCTCCCTTGGCACATACTTCTCTAAGAAGCATCTTTCCACTAACCGAGAAAGGAGCTAAAAAGCCTAATGGATCATATACCGAGTTCATAGCTGAAAGCAATCCACGCCTCGAGAAAGGTTTGTGTGTCTCCGGGGCTGAGAACTGAAAAACATCTGAATGTAGGTCCCATTTCAAACCGAGACTTTGCTGTTGAGGCAAGCTGTCTTCTTCAAGGTTGAGATCCTTAAGATCTTTGTTGAGGTCATCCTTAGGGAATTCATTCATGACCTCAATGT from Argopecten irradians isolate NY unplaced genomic scaffold, Ai_NY scaffold_0927, whole genome shotgun sequence encodes the following:
- the LOC138313782 gene encoding uncharacterized protein; amino-acid sequence: MSSKCPIQVSCGKCEKKNHLTVMHCDTPVKSHGGESEEAKIHVSTIRTVVSRKEFKGQSCGKIVLVDVLAPSSSMGKVQVYALLDDQSNRSLISPELCNMIGITGETIEYTLQSCSGRTSMIGQRVSGVSIQSVSTLEHIDLPDLIECNYIPQDLNEIPTPDVANGYSHLKEIAPFLQPLNPSCGIHMLIGRDVPEAHHVKHQIIGPKGQPFAQELSLGWVIIGKVCLGKFHQPDVLHVYKTTVGIDGRGTLMNACENRRSILEHNDSWKCNDIFHKTPDDNKIGLSADDRQFVKLMESDLTKDSSGKWMAPLPFREPKSTLPNNRNQVLHRAKLFDKSLQQNVLKRQHMVEFMDKVFKSGAAEVAVETDKEKWYLPLFGVYHPRKPNQIRGVFDSSIVYEGKSLNEALLSGPNLTNSIVGVLLRFRCDEFAISADIEQMFYRFLVTPDHRRYLRFFWYQENKPDLPLVEYQMRVHVFGNRPSPAVATYGLRHAVRNADKDVREHVHRDFYVDDAFSSLPTREKAISLLTRTQKALREEGDIRLHKIASNDIEVMNEFPKDDLNKDLKDLNLEEDSLPQQQSLGLKWDLHSDVFQFSAPETHKPFSRRGLLSAMNSVYDPLGFLAPFSVSGKMLLREVCAKGANWDDELPSHFLEPWNAWNKALRQLHGYRVPRMFVKSSFSKLENPMVYVYTDASEKGIAAVAYLVADLESRKDMGFIMGKAKVAPKSGHSIPRLELCGAVLGVELGQCVSEHLDIPSSMIQYFTDSKVVLGYIYNRSRRFYTYVSNRVARIHDFSEPDQWNYIQTDMNPADAATRPALQDVGSALEKWHSLGPSYSLHDTNDKEDCDFDLQDPDKDEEVRPEVVVKSTSVNLESSIPGRSDSEVFETYSSWKRLVTSYAILIHIVRTFRKETKCGYTTWHVCKESTSPETLKAAKDLLIAKVQEKVYSKEIRALKEGKRIPRDSHILTLSPYLDDKGLLRLGGRMRHLRDKVGLESVNPLIIPTKCHVAKLLVQHYHEQTFHQGRHFTEGSLRSNGFWVVGAKRLVASVIGKCVPCRKLRGPFMNQRMADLPEERLTPGPPFTNVGVDVFGPWEIVTRKTRGGAANNKRWAVMFTCMTTRATHIEVIEDMSASCFINALTRLIAIRGPVKILWSDRGTNFIGAASLLKANVIHVEDPLFKEHLVRQGIVWRFNSPHSSHMGGIWERPIGIARRILESMLTNRTFKQLTHEVLCTFMYEVAAVMNSRPLVAVESDAQDPLVLSPSILLTQKQGEPLEHTSNLSLKEMYTSQWKQVQILSDIFWKQWRSRYLDTLQPRRKWKTEQPDPQINDLVLIKDANVARGNWPVGVITKLFPSKDKKVRKCEVRVVNSKGESSSYTRPIADFVMLFSENDA
- the LOC138313783 gene encoding uncharacterized protein, which codes for MAENMHPFRELLKPDQPFKWTEDLQRIFDESKIVIANEIKMGVLIFDPSKPTSLATNYSKSGIGFWLLQKHCTCTNDSSLCCRDGWKVTLVGSRFTHAAEMRYTPVEGEALAVADALDKVRHFVLGHPIGDTDKLVLEDDVATMFSSTTDFGVLHGLRTPSSGLAFVGEHVIAAAFTTLNAIDLRSVTWDRVKTATTSDDNMQALHALIESGMPNDRHELPKSLQEYFTLRDDLHTVDGVVLYKE